One window from the genome of Ferrimicrobium sp. encodes:
- a CDS encoding phosphoribosylanthranilate isomerase → MQAENVFVKICGITNVTDALVALNCGADALGFVFAESARRVTAEGIAPVLAHLPSRVLTFGVFVDTPPDEVLAVAHSLGLGGVQLHGHEPPDEVAYLRAHLPYVIKAITSEDLQGGGLEGYRPWATLVDGPRPGSGERLDWVSLVEMSPVERLILAGGLNAHNVAEAISLVNPYGVDVSSGVESSPGHKDRTQVCAFVRAVRSAVRAGVAVLSEEEGESR, encoded by the coding sequence GTGCAGGCTGAGAATGTTTTTGTTAAGATCTGTGGCATCACCAATGTCACTGATGCACTCGTGGCGCTCAACTGCGGAGCCGATGCGCTCGGCTTTGTCTTTGCCGAATCCGCGCGGCGGGTGACGGCAGAGGGCATCGCTCCGGTGCTGGCACATTTGCCGTCGCGAGTGCTCACTTTCGGGGTCTTCGTCGATACCCCTCCGGACGAAGTGCTTGCTGTAGCGCACTCGCTTGGGTTAGGGGGTGTGCAACTGCACGGTCACGAGCCACCGGACGAGGTTGCATACTTGAGAGCGCACCTACCATACGTGATCAAGGCGATCACCAGCGAGGATCTGCAGGGCGGAGGACTGGAGGGTTATCGGCCGTGGGCAACGCTCGTTGACGGGCCACGGCCAGGCTCAGGCGAACGATTGGACTGGGTGTCACTGGTGGAGATGTCCCCGGTGGAGCGACTCATCCTCGCCGGTGGTCTCAATGCCCACAACGTGGCAGAAGCGATCTCGCTGGTCAATCCCTATGGTGTAGATGTTTCGAGCGGGGTTGAAAGTAGTCCGGGCCACAAGGATCGGACCCAGGTGTGTGCGTTTGTGCGTGCAGTCCGGAGCGCCGTGCGCGCTGGAGTTGCCGTGCTGAGTGAGGAAGAAGGAGAGAGCAGATGA
- a CDS encoding indole-3-glycerol phosphate synthase TrpC, with protein sequence MATYLDAILAVHRERCASDGRDLEGLRRACEAMPSAPSFEEALRSPSLGVIAEVKRRSPVRGSMSEEEVHPAAIAAEYQAGGAAAISVLTDTPHFGGSMDDLSAVVDAVTIPVLRKDFLLSERDLCDARLYGAGAALLIAAAMDQERLVQLIRWSSLIGLELLLEVHDPRELAGLDLVALEFHGALGINQRDLVTFTVDSSRALAYREQLGHQFPVVAESGVRSPQDAHALAAGGYDAVLVGEMLMRSRDRRAGVKALCAG encoded by the coding sequence GTGGCAACCTATCTCGATGCTATTTTGGCGGTACACAGGGAGCGCTGCGCCAGCGATGGGCGTGATCTCGAGGGACTTCGTCGAGCTTGTGAGGCCATGCCATCCGCTCCTAGTTTTGAGGAAGCTCTTCGATCACCGTCCCTTGGTGTCATTGCTGAGGTCAAACGCCGTTCACCAGTTCGTGGGTCTATGTCCGAGGAGGAGGTACATCCAGCGGCAATCGCTGCCGAGTATCAAGCGGGAGGTGCCGCTGCGATCTCTGTGCTGACCGATACTCCCCATTTTGGCGGCAGTATGGATGATCTTAGCGCTGTGGTGGATGCGGTTACCATTCCGGTACTGCGTAAAGACTTTTTGCTGAGTGAACGCGACCTCTGTGATGCACGGCTCTATGGTGCTGGCGCGGCACTCCTGATCGCGGCAGCGATGGATCAAGAGAGGCTCGTTCAGCTGATCCGTTGGAGTTCGCTGATCGGGTTAGAACTGCTGCTCGAGGTGCATGATCCTCGTGAGTTGGCTGGTCTCGATTTAGTGGCCCTTGAGTTTCATGGTGCCCTTGGGATCAACCAGCGGGATCTGGTGACCTTCACCGTTGACTCCAGTCGGGCACTGGCCTACCGTGAACAGTTGGGACACCAATTCCCGGTGGTGGCGGAGTCAGGGGTCAGGAGTCCCCAGGATGCGCACGCCTTGGCTGCTGGTGGTTACGATGCAGTTCTGGTGGGTGAGATGCTGATGCGTTCTCGGGATCGCCGTGCCGGTGTGAAGGCTCTCTGTGCAGGCTGA
- the trpB gene encoding tryptophan synthase subunit beta → MTSMMDSPDATGRFGDFGGRFVPESLMPAVIELESSFREAWSDPLFRAEYTAILESYAGRPTRLYLAERLSEYLGAEVWLKREDLAHTGSHKINNVIGQALLARRMGKTRLIAETGAGQHGVATATAAALFGLEAKVYMGEVDVARQSLNVFRMRLLGAEVEAVTSGSRTLKDAVNEAMRSWVAALSDTHYCIGSVMGPHPYPWMVREFQRVIGDEARTQYLAATGSTPDWVVACVGGGSNAAGTFAGFVDTTARLVGVEPEGGAAIGRGIGGIVHGMQSFFLQDEFGQVNEASSISAGLDYPGVGPEHAHLSAIGRARYGQVNDDQVLDAVQLLARTEGIVCALESAHAIAWLVEHQPEIAGSSIVVTLSGRGDKDMETIAERLGFFEGDQRA, encoded by the coding sequence ATGACGAGCATGATGGATAGTCCGGATGCGACAGGTAGGTTCGGCGATTTCGGTGGGCGGTTCGTGCCGGAGTCGTTGATGCCGGCGGTGATTGAGCTGGAATCTTCCTTCCGTGAGGCCTGGAGTGACCCGCTTTTCCGTGCGGAGTACACAGCGATACTAGAGAGCTATGCGGGGCGACCAACCCGTCTCTACCTCGCTGAACGACTCTCTGAGTATCTGGGTGCGGAGGTCTGGTTAAAACGTGAGGATCTCGCGCACACAGGCTCTCACAAGATCAATAACGTGATCGGCCAGGCGTTGCTCGCGCGTCGGATGGGTAAGACCCGTCTGATCGCGGAGACGGGTGCGGGTCAACATGGGGTGGCGACTGCGACAGCTGCTGCATTGTTTGGCCTCGAGGCGAAGGTCTACATGGGAGAAGTTGATGTTGCTCGCCAATCGCTCAATGTGTTCCGCATGCGGTTGCTAGGTGCGGAGGTTGAGGCAGTTACCTCTGGCTCACGCACCTTGAAGGATGCCGTTAATGAGGCCATGCGCAGCTGGGTGGCGGCACTAAGCGATACGCATTACTGCATTGGGAGTGTGATGGGTCCCCATCCGTATCCGTGGATGGTCCGAGAGTTCCAGCGGGTCATCGGTGATGAGGCTCGGACCCAGTATCTCGCAGCGACAGGATCCACCCCGGACTGGGTCGTCGCCTGTGTGGGCGGGGGTTCGAACGCGGCTGGGACTTTTGCTGGCTTTGTCGATACCACGGCACGGCTGGTGGGCGTTGAGCCAGAGGGTGGAGCGGCGATAGGGCGTGGCATCGGAGGCATCGTGCATGGCATGCAGTCGTTCTTTCTTCAGGATGAGTTTGGTCAGGTCAACGAGGCCTCATCGATATCGGCTGGCCTTGATTACCCCGGTGTTGGCCCCGAACACGCGCATCTGTCGGCGATCGGTCGTGCGCGATATGGTCAGGTCAACGACGATCAGGTCTTGGATGCGGTTCAGTTACTAGCCCGCACTGAGGGGATCGTCTGCGCGCTTGAATCCGCCCACGCGATCGCCTGGCTCGTAGAGCATCAACCAGAGATCGCTGGGAGTTCTATCGTGGTAACCCTCTCGGGACGTGGTGACAAGGACATGGAGACGATCGCGGAGCGTCTTGGGTTTTTTGAAGGCGATCAGCGTGCTTGA
- the trpA gene encoding tryptophan synthase subunit alpha, giving the protein MLERTLQQLRLSRRRLLIPYVMAGSDPDWLSLVDLVIESGADAVEIGIPFSDPSMDGPVIQRAGELALARGVTPLSVLSELRTRSFSVPIVVMTYYNIFHHMGIERAVTELRQAGVDGVIIPDLPLEEGQSWRTSAKTQGLETVQLISPVTSLERVDDILAVAEGFVYGVGSMSVTGERAELAETATALATRIRPRTELPLLIGIGISNGEQAAAVVEAGADGVVVGSALLRRVLEGQSPNELADFVQSIRESLDGT; this is encoded by the coding sequence GTGCTTGAAAGGACCCTGCAACAGCTTCGGTTGAGCCGCCGACGGCTTCTCATCCCGTATGTGATGGCAGGCAGCGATCCCGATTGGCTCTCGTTGGTCGATCTTGTGATCGAGAGTGGAGCTGATGCGGTGGAGATTGGGATTCCATTCTCCGACCCAAGTATGGATGGTCCTGTCATCCAACGTGCTGGAGAGCTCGCCCTCGCACGTGGGGTCACACCGCTTTCAGTGTTGAGCGAGTTGCGGACACGATCATTTTCAGTCCCGATTGTGGTGATGACCTATTACAACATCTTCCATCACATGGGCATCGAGCGCGCAGTCACTGAGCTGCGCCAGGCGGGTGTGGATGGAGTGATCATTCCGGACCTTCCCTTGGAGGAAGGTCAGAGTTGGAGGACGAGTGCAAAGACCCAGGGACTTGAGACTGTCCAGCTCATCTCTCCGGTGACCTCACTTGAGCGGGTTGATGACATCCTCGCGGTCGCGGAGGGTTTTGTCTATGGCGTAGGAAGCATGAGTGTGACCGGCGAACGGGCCGAACTGGCTGAGACGGCCACTGCCTTGGCGACGCGCATCCGCCCTCGCACTGAGCTGCCGTTACTCATCGGGATCGGCATCTCGAATGGCGAGCAGGCGGCGGCGGTCGTCGAGGCCGGGGCCGATGGGGTGGTAGTCGGCTCTGCTCTCTTGCGGCGAGTACTCGAGGGTCAGTCACCAAACGAGCTAGCTGACTTTGTTCAGAGCATTCGAGAGTCCCTCGACGGGACCTAG